The sequence CAATAGCCGCTGCTGTGGCGCTCATTGTCATGGGTTCGGGAACAGGCGTCACTGGCCCTAGAGTTTGACCCTCAAAGAATGTAACGAATGTATCCTCACCGTTATCGTTTACTTCCATCAAATCAAACACACCATCTAATGTAACGAATATATCCTCACCGTTATCGTTTACTTCCATCAAATCAAACACACCATCTGTGGAAAGTGTACTGACGCGTGCGACCCCCCAATCAATCAAACCCAGTGTAGTAGAAGTACTGAATATGGAAAAAAGAAATCTACCAGTAGATAGTTCACCCGGATCACCGTATACATCTGCTCCTATAGTTTCAAGGATTACTTCGCTGTCTGATTGAAACAACACGGCTAATCTGTCTGGTCTGTTAGTTGTTACATCATATACACCAGACAATCCAAATAAACCGAACAGCGAACCTACACCTATTTGTTCTTTATCATCAGCGTTAGCAGAGTCGTATCTCAGAGCATAATCGAATTGATTGCCTGATTGACTCAGGAATTCAATACTTGCTGCTTCTGCCGATTTAGCGCCAATAGCACCTAGGGAAAGGGCGACGCTAGCAGCCATGATGCCAAGTTTTGTGGTCAATTTCATGGAAATAATTGTGACAAATCTAAGTTAATTTCAGTATTAACTCTTAGAAAGAGTGAGATTAAATGTATCATTTATTGAATATTGTTCGATTGTATAAAAATCTACTTCATGAAAAATTAGATTTTTTTGGCTTTATGCAAAAATCGTATAAAAAATGACTAATTTTTCCGGATTTGTCTCAGCATTGCCGTAATTTTGAACAAAAGCAGGTCGTATTATGATTGTGAATAGACGAAATTCTATATCTAGAATAAGTAATTTTTAGATACTTGAAAATTTAGCAAAAAATGCTGAAAAACTTGCGTCTTTCTGATTACGTTAAATCTACTATAAGCTTTAGTTCGTAGTCAGGACTTTAGTCCTGGAAGTAGCGCTGGAGTTATAACGCACCGTCTTGACCTCATTGGCGGTGCGTTGCGCTTTGCGACAACGCACCCTACCAAATTCAAGCTTTTAATTCACATTAGGCGTGAGCGATCATTCAAACTGAATGATTTTTAAATATCACATTGATTGGTTTGGCAAAATTTGGCGTTCTTGATAGCGCCTTGTAAATCATTAAGTTTAATTATTTGTAGATTAGTTCCACCCTCGACTTCAGCAGCAATATAACCGTACTTTTGCCCTTGATAAAACTGATCTCGACCAACAGTTGTCAACAGTTTAGATTTTTGAAAGTCATTGCTAATATTCGCAGTGTAAATATCTTGAACTAATTTGACGGCTTTAGCATTTTTCTTGGTGAATTT is a genomic window of Fortiea contorta PCC 7126 containing:
- a CDS encoding PEP-CTERM sorting domain-containing protein — protein: MKLTTKLGIMAASVALSLGAIGAKSAEAASIEFLSQSGNQFDYALRYDSANADDKEQIGVGSLFGLFGLSGVYDVTTNRPDRLAVLFQSDSEVILETIGADVYGDPGELSTGRFLFSIFSTSTTLGLIDWGVARVSTLSTDGVFDLMEVNDNGEDIFVTLDGVFDLMEVNDNGEDTFVTFFEGQTLGPVTPVPEPMTMSATAAAIGFGAWMKRKQAAAKKADN